The Vigna angularis cultivar LongXiaoDou No.4 chromosome 6, ASM1680809v1, whole genome shotgun sequence genome contains the following window.
TACCTTCAGCATGTGTAGATACAAAATAGTGTGCCAGGACAAATTTGCAATTTTGTGTAGCTCAATTCCTTATCTTTGAGTTTATTTCTCTATCATTTAAATTTTGCTTCAATCTTTATATTAGATTTCAGAATGGATGGTGAGATTATAATAATTACTGTGGAGTACAGATGTATCGAATTCTAACTAGAGAAAGGTACAACATAACATGAATTGTTAGTTTACTTGCATGATATGTTTTTGAGCATCAATAAGCACTCTTTCCCTCCCTATGCTCTCTACAGTGCTAAATAATGGAAATAGCTGCTTTAGTTAATATCACATGTTCAATGGAATTGCTTATTCGAAGCCAAGTAGCAAATAGTGTTGTAtggaaatttataatttcaGATTTGTGAATTTTTGTACATGATATAATGTATGAACGGATGGTTCTAAAGGAAAACAACTTTTTGAATTACAGGGTGGGATGTCCAATGAACTATACAACACTATTGCCCGTGTAACTGATGGGATTTATGAAGGTAATTATCTGCTGATTTTATCTTTTCGATTTTGTCAATACCATATTGAGTTATATCTTGTTTAACTGTAGGCATTGCCATTGGAGGGGATGTTTTCCCAGGTTCCACACTTTCTGACCATGTTTTACGGTTTAACAACATACCCCAggtaaattttttctttattcttggGGAGCTACCTAAGATATTTGCATCCTATCCGACTAGAATTTAgagcatatatttttttttcttgttattgaCCAGTCTGGGTTTGTCTTAAATATCAGGTTAAAATGATGGTAGTACTTGGGGAACTTGGTGGGCGTGATGAGTATTCCCTAGTGGAAGCTCTAAAACAAGGGAAAATATCAAAACCAGTTGTTGCCTGGGTTAGTGGGACATGTGCGCGACTATTCAAATCTGAAGTACAATTTGGTCATGCAGTATGTCCCAGCTCCTTTAACCTTGACTAAATTGTAAATCATTTATCATAGCACCACATTCTTAATCTATGTTGGCTCTTACATAAATCAGGGAGCTAAAAGTGGCGGTGAGTTAGAATCTGCTCAAGCAAAGAATCAAGCACTAAAGGATGCCGGAGCTGTTGTTCCCACATCATTTGAAGCTTTTGAAGCTACAATTAAGGAAACATTTGACAAATTGGTTagtatacatatatattgaaaattttcatatgtTTAATTGAATTTACTCCCCTCTCCAAATCTTGGAAATGCACGATATTGCaaagaaatttctttcttttccttaattAGTTGTAAATGGTTTGCCCATCTCAGGTTGAAGAAGGGAAGGTCACGCCAGTCAAGGAAATCACTCCTCCACCAATCCCTGAAGACCTTAGCTCTGCAATTAAGAGTGGAAAAGTCCGTGCTCCAACTCATATTATTTCCACCATTTCTGATGACAGAGGTATATTGGAATCCATTGATGTTGTAATTTAGAGATAACCATCTCATTTTCTGGATGAGACACTCTCAATCGATAGTTCAACTGAAGTTTTGTATTCCAATATTTTCTGAAGGTGAGGAGCCATGCTATGCTGGTGTACCCATGTCTTCCATTATTGAAAAAGGTTTTGGTGTTGGTGATGTTATCTCTCTTCTGTGGTTTAAACGCAGCCTTCCACGATACTGTACTCAATTTATTGAGGTAGACTGATCAACAGTACAGAGCTTTCCTTGAATATTTTCCtcctttcctttctctttttcttgattATGTAAAAATGTTCTACACTTACAGTGAAACTTATTTTGTGTTGTCAGTTTCTGtcttagattttttttcccAAAACAAACTATTGATATTATCTCCCACCTTCTATCTTATTAATCCCTTTCATTGGTCAGATATGCATCATGCTATGTGCCGACCATGGTCCTTGTGTTTCTGGTGCTCACAATACTATTGTGACAGCAAGGGCTGGGAAGGATCTAGTTTCCAGTCTTGTATCAGGTATATATATGCCTAATTCTATCAATTACTGGTGTAGGCATAATATCTCTTTGGGAAAACAAAACTTTGTATGCTGATAAATAATGCCATAAAACGGTTAGTAATGAGCTTCTGAATCAGGTTTGCTTACGATTGGTCCTCGATTTGGGGGTGCCATTGATGATGCTGCTCGCTACTTCAAGGATGCTCATGACAGGGTATGATTTGTACTTTTGCTGTGAATCTGGTTGGAACTAATGAGAATATTTGGGAGAGGAGGGATGAAATCACAATGggttaaagaattattttataatttatacaatAAACTTAGAAACAGaggaaattttcaaaaattttcagAGGCCCTGCCTTCCTAAAAAATACACTGCAAACTTTGGCTTTTATCTATAACATTTTTTCTGTGTCTCTTGTAGGGGCTTACACCTTATGAGTTTGTGGAAAGTATGAAGAAGAAGGGAATCCGTGTGCCAGGAATAGGGCACAGGTAGCCTATTTCGTTGTTCATTTAATTAAGCAATGAATATGCTATAATTTCCTGCTGCTGCTGTAGTGTCATAAAAGTATAAATCTAAGGCTTAATTTTTCCCTATGAAACAGGATCAAGAATAGGGACAACAAAGATAAGAGAGTTGAGCTGCTACAGAAGTTTGCACGCACACATTTTCCTTCTGTTAAATACATGGAATATGCTGTTCAAGTTGAAACCTACACCCTCACAAAGGCAAATAATTTAGTTCTTAACGTAGATGGTGCAATTGGGTCTCTTTTCTTGGATCTTCTTGCGGGTAGTGGGATGTTCAGCAAACAAGagattgatgaaattgtggagaTTGGTTATCTGAATGGGCTCTTTGTGCTGGCACGCTCCATTGGTCTGATTGGGTGAgtttcaattaataatattacgTATTTCATCTAAAAAGCAttttttggattattttatttttgggtcTTTGTGGCATTTTTTAAGGGATGGCAATGGTTGGGGAGGGTTTAGGGATGACTATATTTTAGGGTTAGACGTCTTTCCTCAAACTAAAATTTTGTGCCTATCCTCTTTTTATATCCTATGGGAATTTCATTCCCTCGtatattcaaatatttcttaaattatttttttacaaaaagtaaaaataaaagcaaaagaaGCATGGTATTATAAACTTTTGAGTGTCAGactgacatttttttttcaatttcaaataaaattaaaaaaagtataattgtataaattttaagatagaATATAATATTCATCTCTTCCCCTGTGTTCGTACCTCTGTCTAATTAATCCAAGTATTTTCTTACAACACTGAGAGAATTTCAAATAGTAACTTTAaatatatgtgtatgtgtgGGGTTATTTCTCTGTCAAATTTTCATAGTATTATGATCgaaacaaagtttttttttatcagcatgATGTCCTCGTAGCCGACTGGATGTGCATATAGCATGTCTTTTATGAACCTATTGAATTGAGATTTCCTATATCCTCCAAAATATATTATGCATGGCTTGGtcttatttattgttatttaaaatttcaggCACACCTTTGACCAAAAGCGATTGAAGCAACCTCTTTACCGTCACCCATGGGAGGATGTTCTCTACACAAAGTGAGAAAAAACTTGTAATTGTAAGAACTTTGCAATGCATTAGCAATCTTTTGGGAAATCATGCATCTGAAATATGCTGGAGTTAGACTAGTGTTGTACGGTTTATTGGTGAGGATAAATTTCATAAAGAGAGGTCATTGATGAACATTGATGAATGTGAATTTAATAGGAAATTATCACATAAATTGAAGCTCATGTGTTGGCCAAGTTGGGGgaaatgtttttgttattaactataaaagttttaaaacttgGTAGGCTGTTTGTCATGCACAAATTATAACAGAGGttatatatgtgtatgtgttGTCTTTATAATTTGGAAAATGTTTGTTTCAGTCCTTTTTAtcctaatataattaatatttcactTATAATATTAACCATAGCAAATCAtgtatataagaaaattatttttgattgCATGTTCGTAATTTCAACTGCTGTTTTTTTAAGTATTCATGTTGGTTGTATTTAAGTATCAAGTGTTTCAATAGCGAGATTATTCTAACACTTTAATAATTAAACTATCAAGTATACTGTGTAAACTTATCAAAGCTTTTTATCAAGATTATATCTATAAACTTACTcaattatacatatatacaaatatttatgaaagttaaatcaaaataaaatctcCCTCCTCGTTCCaatgtttttccttgtgtttgCACCTATATTTGTTTATGTACATGGTGCGATCAACATAAGTTAGACCACACTAATATGCAAGGATAAGTTAATAAAACACACTAATATGCAAGCGTAAGTTATTAAAAgcaaatttttatcttaataagatatataagaatagatatattttaattaataagttaGAATAATTCACTttcattcaaattcaaattttcttttaggcATGGATTAAGATTGAATTTGTCTTTTTTAGTAATTAGAGTATTCTCTAATTACGTTCTGCATGCCaaattttttacaacttttttaacATAACTCTTATGATACCTTGAGATGGATTTTGGGTGTATTTGAATTCCTAACACAAAAAGAGATTACTAagatctttcatttcaaaatgtttagatAGAAATCTATCATTTTTATGTAACATGTTTACATTATTGGTGACAAGTCGtatgtcatcaacatacaagatcagaaaaatatattgcttaTACTGAATTTGTGATACACATAGTCACTAACAACATTCATCTTGAAATCAAATGAGAGAATCACTTGATGAAATTTATGATATCATTGGCGAGATGTCTCTTTTATCCCataaatggattttttttcagtttgcaaactatattttttaggTCTCCTgacacaaaatatttttgttgcaCCATATAAATTGTTATACCAATGTTGTCATTGAAAAATAACATCTTGACATTAGTTTGATGAAACTTCAAATCATAATGTGCAACAAGAGTTATGATTGTCCTAAAAGAGTTAATCCATATCTTTTGAGTATAGTCATTTGTCACAAGACAAGCCTTATACATCTTCACATTACCTTTGGAATCTCTCTTGGTCTTAAATATCCATTTACAACTAATGAGTTTCACACCTTCTAGTAATGGGATAAATTCTCAAACCTTATTATCTTGCATGGACTTAGACGCCTCATTCATTGCTTCAatcaatttttctaaattaagaaCTTGCATGGTTGGACGAAAGTTGACTGGATCATCTTCCATCATATCATTATTTTACTCATTTTCTTGAAgaaatatcataatcatttgAAATAGCACTTCTCCTTTCTCTCATGGATATTTGCATAGATATTGGCTCATGAGTCATAGGTTTTTTAGGATCTTGTGTTTGTTCTTCATAACCACCCAAATTATCTTAAGTGGGAGATTCAACAACAATATCTTGTAGAGGTTCTGAATTTGCTCCATCAAAAGCAATTGTATGAATCAAATATGGAATTTCCATTGACTCTTCCTCTAAGACAAAGTCTATAACCTTATTCTTCCCCTCCAAACTCAATATCATCAAAGAATGTGGAAGTTTTCATCTAAAAAATTGTCTTTAATTAGGATCTTAGAACTTATAGCCTTTGATCTCATTGTTTTGGTCTGTTTACCTTTAACACATTCAACACAAACATCAAAGTTTGTGAAGTCAATGGAATCCAAAATCTCATTTGACACAAGTCATTCAACTCTATTTTTAGAGATGTGACCTATACGTCTCTATCACAATGCTCATGAATTAGTATCGTCAATTTTATGCTCAATATCAAACGATTCCGTATTTGAGGATTCATTATAGGAAGCCACCATATCAAGCCTATGTAGATTATCATCAGGAAAAACTGAACTAATTCTAACAACATTTGAATTTAAAGACAATATGAATTCATTGTTTCCAAACGAACACAAATAACCTAATTTGTCCAAATAGGAAAGTCCAAATAGGAAAGTGAAACCAAATTCCATCCAAATGACAATACaacaaaagttttttttaaatctaaaaaaaacaacacacaaTAATAATCTAAAATGTCTTATAGCTTCCACCTTCATCAATTTTCCATCTCtaatatatattcttctttCATAATCAATTAACTTCTGATAGCTTAGCAACCCTTTATTGAAACAATGATGTTAGTAGTGCACCAGAATCTAACCATCCAGTGTTTCTTAGTATTGAAACTAAATTAACCTCAAAACAGACCAAAGCAAGACCGCACTTAAGACTCATGTGATTTGAGTAATCTCACTTTTCATAATCTTTTCTCTCCTTAGAGGTACTAGAGTTCGTAGGAGAAATGTATTTCTCAATCCTTAATGTAAAGTTAAGATCCGTGCAGCGAAGAACAATTTTCATGTTCTCATTTGAGTCCTTAAAAAATGTTCCATTAAGAACCAAAACTAGttcaaattagaaaatattGAAGCAACAATAACTATAATTAAACTcacatcataaaaaatattacaaaagaaTTCAAATAATAGTTTGTCTCATCTCAAAACACCTGATGCACATTTATATCAAATctttaaacaataatattaattgctaGATGTATTTTGATATAATGATTAAACATTAATGATAAAACATGTTTAAGAACAAATATGTCTTTAGATTAATCTatcattgacaaaaaaaatcttataattataacacgtttatcattatatatatatatatatatatatatatatatatatatatatatatatatatatatatatatatatatatatatatatatatatatatatatatatatcatctcTTATATAAAACTCATCATagtcatcttcttcattcaccTTTATAAATCTTCTCACACTTATATGATCTATCCACACTAATCTCCCTCTTTCATTCACACACattcatctattttttttttcgacaacttttttacaataacTTATGTGGCAGCTTGTGATTggtttatttcaaatatatggatcaataaaaaaaatgttttttaacaattttatttaacaattttttcacaacttatattatagtttgtgattggtctattttaaatatatagaccaataaaataatgatacataatttattatcaaaaaaattattaaaaaaaattaattatatatcatgatcgatcaataaaataataacacataatctattattaaaaagttattaatataattttccacgtaaaaaaaacacataatggctctttaataaaaaatacataatgattctttaataaaaaattgaaaaagaagaattgTTAATATATCGAGATCGTTTTCCTTTATAAAAACTTCCCAAAGTTGGGATTCCAGCTACCCGCTTTGCATGTGCTTTTCTAGATATTTTTTATCTGTCACTGTTACTAAACATCGTAAAAATCACTTGTTGGCCCGACCCAACTCCAAccacacaaaataaaataaaatcagcacacacaaaaaattaaaacgaAATTCCAACAATAATTAACCAATTACATAGGTAAGTCACAAAAGAGGCTCACCCGCCGGTTTTATCACTCAATTGGGAAAATCGGATAAGGATagattcaaatacatgaaaattttaaaatttaaacttgttattatatatctctctataattttattatttttaaaaagaccaaaatatgtattgttattattgttaatttattttataaatttaatcttataatacTAAtacaaagtattattatttaaataatgtttaaaatttaaaggatcatgttttttttatatttaaaattttttacatcacatttattattttactttttaatttcttttataaatataaaaatttatttttttagtaatcattttatttctaaaataagttCTGAAGTaactcttttaatattaaaaaatcattttccttTATCCAAAACTGgtaatttataacaaaataagaataacaCGTAAAAAtactattcaaaataaaaataatactttaacacCTCTCCAAAAATAAATGGCaactcattttaataatataataatatatactaaaaatttaaattaaaaaataaaataattaaagataaaatattatcatttttacatctaaatacattatttatcatttttaagttACAGGACATAAAATTTAGACTTCAATCATTACGTAGACCGTgagtttcttcttcctctctgctTCAAAATTTTGTACAACCACCACCATGTACAGTTCCATCTTCTCTTCGGTGGTGTCACCCACCATCCTTGCCCATTCCTCCGCCCCGCCACGAATTCACCCCTCCACCCCAAACCTTAACCACCACATTGTCGTTTCCACCACCAAATCCGTCGCACCCTCCACCCAAACTGCCACACTCCACACACTCTTCCACCACCCTCAACAGCTTCGCAACACCACGGAATCGGTCCCGCAACACCAAATCCTTAACAGTGGTTTCACCCAAATGTTTGGCTCCACCATTGTGGTCGATCCACTCTCCTTCCGCATCCTCGCTCACTCAGAAAACACGTGCAAAATTCTCGGCATTTCTCCGTTCGATCTCTGCGGCGCCGAcgctctctctctcttcacTCGCTCCAGTGCCCTACTCCTCGAGAAAGCCTTCAAAGCACGCGAAGTGAACCTGAAGAACCCTGTGTTGATTCAGTCTCGAACCTCCGGAGAAGCTTTCTACGGCATCCTCCACCGAATCAACGCAGGAATCGTGGTGGATTTGGAGCCAGCATCATGGACTGAGAACCCCGTACTTTCAAGCTTTGAATGTGGTGGTAGTGATGTTAAGCTTCTCTGCAACAGCGTTGTTGAAACCGTAAGCGAAATGACAGGGTACGATAGGGTTATGGTGTACAAGTTTCACGAGGATGAGCACGGAGAGGTGGTTGCAGAGAGAAAGAGGCCGGATCTGAAGCCCTACATGGGCCTACATTTTCCCGCCGGAGATATTCCAGAGGCTTCAAGGGTTTCATTTCTGCATAACAGGGTGAGGATGATTGTGGATCGTGACGCTTCTCCCGTGAGGGTGGTGCATGATGAGACCCTGGTGGAGGCTGTGTgtgttatgagaaaagaaaggataggaattgtatttcttattccatcagaagagagtacaattttacatatatataattgtttgaaacaatatataaacggaatacaaatataaaaatagaatataaatatatgaagataaatgcacagatatgaacggaaaataaattaaatctaatatccccctcaagctgcagcatatatatccttaatgctcagcttggacaacaaagattgaaattgtgctggatgcaaagctttagtatgaatgtctgCAAGTTGTGCTGAAGTAGGAATGGACAGGAGCTTAATTACACCAGCTTGAACTTTATCTCTTAtgagatgacaatcaatttcaatatgctttgttcttTCATGCATGGCTGGATTTTGTGCAATTTGTATAgcagattgattgtcacaaaacagagaaactggttgtggtagaggttgtttcaaatcatggagcaaatacagaagccattgaatttcacatgttgtggaagctaaagctctatattctgcttcggtTGATGATCTAGATATAGTACCTTGCTTCTTGGATTTCCAGCTAATTAATGATGCACCATAGAACACATTAAAACCAGTCACAGACCTTCTAGTGTTAGGGCAAGCAGCCCAATCAGAATCACTAAAAGCCTTGAGAGCATGTTCTGTGTTGGAGGGAAAGAATAATCCTTGTCCTGGattgttcttgatatatctCAGGATTCTTATTGCTGCTGCATAGTGATcttccaaaggattggaaagaaattGACTGAGAGTACTAACAGCGAAACATAAATCTGGTCTTGTGTTGGTTAGATATAGTAACCTGCCAAGAAGTCTTCTATAGGCCTGCACATCTGAATAGGGTTTCCCTTCTgtcttggaaaattttgtgcctGGCTGTATAGGAGTAGAAACAGGTTGACACCCCAACAATCCTGCATCTTCTAGTAACtctagagcatacttcctttgtgacaaattaatgccctgttgagatcttgcaatttctaagcccagaaaatacttgagttggcctaagtctttaatcttgaactttgcattcaatagagccttcacagtttggatttcctggatgtcatcacctgccaaaactatatcatctacataaacaagtaagatggtaatatgagcagaatcacttttgacaaaaagtgaataatctgattttgattgtgTGTAGCCCAAAGAAAGTAAAGTAGTTGTCAACTTGTAATTCCATTGTCTAGAGGCTTGTTTGAGTCCATATAAAGACTTCAACAACTTGCAAACTTGTCCTGGTTTTTCAGATTTATAACCAAGAGGAAGAGACATGTATACTTCTTCATCTAGATCCCCATGTAAAAAGGCATTAGTtacatctagttgatgtaaataccaatgtttggaagctGCTAAAGCTAGAACCAATCTTACTGTTGTGAGTTTGACAACAGGTGAAAAAGTCTCAAAGTAATCTAAACCTTGTtgttgtgtgtagcctttggctacaagccttgccttgtatcgttcaatactcccatcagcatgcctctttattttgtatacccatttacATCCGATAGGTTGCTTTCCATTAGGTAGATCAGTCAAAAcccaagttttggtattttctaaAGCTGCAATTTCTTGATCCATGGCATTTCTCCAACAATCATGTTTGATGGCTTGGTTATAGGGTGGTGCATGATGAGACCCTGGTGGAGGCTGTGTGTTTGACAGGGTCAACGCTCCGTGCACCTCATGGGTGTCACGTTGAGTACATGGCTAACATGGGGTGTGTCGCTTCTTTGGTGATAAGTGTTGTTGTTGACGG
Protein-coding sequences here:
- the LOC108343037 gene encoding ATP-citrate synthase beta chain protein 1: MATGQLFSRTTQALFYNYKQLPIQRMLDFDFLCGRETPSVAGIINPGSEGFQKLFFGQEEIAIPVHSAIEAACAAHPTADVFINFASFRSAAASSMAALKQPTIRVVAIIAEGVPESDTKQLIAYARANNKVVIGPATVGGIQAGAFKIGDTAGTIDNIIQCKLYRPGSVGFVSKSGGMSNELYNTIARVTDGIYEGIAIGGDVFPGSTLSDHVLRFNNIPQVKMMVVLGELGGRDEYSLVEALKQGKISKPVVAWVSGTCARLFKSEVQFGHAGAKSGGELESAQAKNQALKDAGAVVPTSFEAFEATIKETFDKLVEEGKVTPVKEITPPPIPEDLSSAIKSGKVRAPTHIISTISDDRGEEPCYAGVPMSSIIEKGFGVGDVISLLWFKRSLPRYCTQFIEICIMLCADHGPCVSGAHNTIVTARAGKDLVSSLVSGLLTIGPRFGGAIDDAARYFKDAHDRGLTPYEFVESMKKKGIRVPGIGHRIKNRDNKDKRVELLQKFARTHFPSVKYMEYAVQVETYTLTKANNLVLNVDGAIGSLFLDLLAGSGMFSKQEIDEIVEIGYLNGLFVLARSIGLIGHTFDQKRLKQPLYRHPWEDVLYTK
- the LOC108341573 gene encoding phytochrome B-2-like, whose product is MYSSIFSSVVSPTILAHSSAPPRIHPSTPNLNHHIVVSTTKSVAPSTQTATLHTLFHHPQQLRNTTESVPQHQILNSGFTQMFGSTIVVDPLSFRILAHSENTCKILGISPFDLCGADALSLFTRSSALLLEKAFKAREVNLKNPVLIQSRTSGEAFYGILHRINAGIVVDLEPASWTENPVLSSFECGGSDVKLLCNSVVETVSEMTGYDRVMVYKFHEDEHGEVVAERKRPDLKPYMGLHFPAGDIPEASRVSFLHNRVRMIVDRDASPVRVVHDETLVEAVCLTGSTLRAPHGCHVEYMANMGCVASLVISVVVDGGDGSMKLWGLIICHHASPKCLSFPLRRACESLVQAFGKGLKMEKSSALCFR